The following coding sequences are from one Pigmentibacter sp. JX0631 window:
- a CDS encoding transporter substrate-binding domain-containing protein has translation MKKILLILLFSIFNSAFADYNSVSIAWDYNCPWMCNTPSKPGFLFELVTEIYRLSNIKIQFQKNSWPLAKLEVKEGRALGLLSPSKEEAVGFYFPKKHLAKRHMCFFASKNLNWIYTDERSLTNIKLGISFRNTYNELNKYIDLNRENIKKLKFLNVENIYETGFEYLKSKQFDVLLVDHSAADYYLKKTNQEQEFKKVGCLELEKIYLAFTPKFQNKSNYLASILDKNIEILKNNNFFEVLKKKYEIDEFNFEE, from the coding sequence ATGAAAAAAATTTTACTTATCCTATTATTTTCGATTTTTAATTCAGCTTTTGCAGACTATAATTCAGTTAGCATAGCATGGGATTATAATTGCCCATGGATGTGTAATACTCCCTCTAAGCCAGGGTTTTTATTTGAATTGGTAACGGAAATCTATCGTTTGAGTAATATAAAAATTCAGTTTCAAAAAAATTCTTGGCCATTAGCAAAATTAGAAGTTAAAGAAGGCCGTGCATTAGGATTACTAAGTCCCTCTAAAGAGGAGGCTGTAGGATTTTATTTTCCAAAAAAACATTTAGCGAAAAGACATATGTGTTTTTTTGCGAGTAAAAACCTAAATTGGATCTATACTGATGAAAGATCATTAACAAACATTAAATTAGGAATTTCATTTAGAAATACATACAATGAATTAAATAAATATATTGATCTCAACAGAGAAAATATAAAAAAACTTAAATTTTTAAACGTTGAAAATATATATGAAACTGGATTTGAGTATTTGAAATCTAAGCAGTTTGACGTACTTTTGGTTGATCATTCTGCAGCTGATTATTATTTAAAAAAAACAAATCAAGAACAAGAATTTAAAAAAGTTGGTTGTCTTGAGCTTGAGAAAATATACCTAGCTTTTACCCCAAAATTTCAAAATAAAAGTAATTATTTAGCTAGTATTCTAGATAAAAATATTGAAATTTTAAAAAATAATAATTTTTTTGAAGTGCTAAAGAAAAAATATGAAATTGATGAATTTAATTTTGAAGAATAA
- a CDS encoding transporter substrate-binding domain-containing protein, with translation MKIIYCILIFIFSSVFASEAEKSVHIGRIMYTQNQILGSLILTDIYEQAKIPFEFIDLPGYRVTEELKNGNICAEVFRPFSYGEDYPYFIRISQPINYMQLKAYALKRKNIKIQNWESLKNHTIGIIKGSVLVEKKTSEVKDKILVNTIEQLIEMLIKQRVDLFITDEFNAKIEIRKSEHAKLIEELNPALTEKIPLYHYFNNKCKNISEVIEKKVKELVQGKKLENIIENNRKKMLKN, from the coding sequence TTGAAAATAATTTACTGTATTCTTATTTTTATATTTTCTTCTGTATTTGCCAGTGAAGCTGAAAAAAGTGTTCACATAGGTAGAATTATGTATACACAAAACCAAATTCTAGGTTCACTTATTTTAACTGATATTTATGAACAAGCAAAAATTCCATTTGAATTTATTGATTTGCCTGGCTATAGAGTTACCGAAGAATTAAAAAATGGGAATATTTGTGCAGAAGTTTTTCGTCCATTTAGTTATGGAGAAGATTATCCTTATTTTATCAGAATTTCCCAACCTATAAACTATATGCAATTAAAAGCTTATGCTTTAAAAAGAAAAAACATTAAAATTCAAAATTGGGAGAGTTTAAAAAATCACACAATTGGAATTATAAAAGGTTCTGTATTAGTAGAAAAAAAGACTTCAGAAGTAAAAGATAAAATACTTGTCAATACAATTGAGCAACTCATAGAAATGCTAATTAAACAAAGAGTTGATTTGTTTATTACAGATGAATTTAATGCAAAAATAGAAATAAGAAAATCAGAACATGCTAAGTTAATTGAAGAATTAAATCCAGCATTGACTGAAAAAATTCCTCTATATCATTACTTTAATAATAAATGTAAAAATATTTCAGAAGTTATTGAAAAGAAAGTAAAGGAACTTGTTCAAGGAAAAAAATTAGAAAATATCATAGAGAATAATAGAAAAAAAATGTTAAAAAATTAA
- a CDS encoding DHA2 family efflux MFS transporter permease subunit: protein MQFFSKNFAIIVIVAMAFFIELLDTTIINTSIPQIAESFNAAPLTIKIAITSYLMALAIFIPISGWLADKFGTKKIFLSAIVIFTLSSLFCGLSQSIFQLALFRFIQGIGGALMIPIGRLIVLQSFSNQDLLKIMSYISLIALIGPVLGPLLGGYITTYYSWHWIFFINIPLGIFEFLMAYKFIPNEIAKMPKKLDIKGFILIAIGLTLIAFSAENISENLISKAIIWTLLLIGIGFVFLYIIHSKKTENSILDLNLFKINSFQIGNIQLLISIIAAGGISFILPIMLQTYFKLNPLYSGLFTAPIAFGAILIRPFIPYIVKYFGYKKLLTLNTLLLSSCIFAFYLISNINYFYLIFLGIIYGVFYTIQISCSAVIGYLNIEAKDKSAATSLQSTNQQFSLTLCICINAFLIHLFTLNNSQNSGITHNIEAFQYTFLTLSVIFLLNLFFIRKLRI from the coding sequence ATGCAATTTTTTTCCAAAAATTTTGCCATTATTGTAATTGTGGCAATGGCTTTCTTCATAGAACTACTTGATACAACAATAATTAATACTTCAATTCCCCAGATTGCAGAAAGCTTTAATGCTGCACCATTAACTATTAAAATTGCTATTACCAGTTACTTAATGGCTTTAGCTATCTTTATCCCAATTAGTGGTTGGCTAGCGGATAAGTTTGGAACTAAAAAAATATTTCTTTCTGCTATTGTCATATTTACTTTAAGTTCATTGTTTTGCGGTCTTTCTCAGTCTATATTTCAACTCGCTTTATTTCGCTTTATCCAAGGCATTGGCGGAGCATTGATGATTCCCATTGGTAGACTTATTGTTTTGCAATCTTTTTCTAATCAAGATCTTCTAAAAATTATGAGTTATATTTCTCTTATTGCATTAATTGGACCCGTTTTAGGACCATTGCTTGGAGGCTATATTACTACTTACTATTCTTGGCATTGGATATTTTTTATAAATATCCCTTTAGGAATTTTTGAATTTTTGATGGCTTATAAGTTTATACCTAATGAAATAGCTAAAATGCCAAAAAAACTTGATATAAAAGGATTTATTTTAATAGCGATTGGATTGACATTAATAGCATTTAGCGCAGAAAATATTAGTGAAAATCTAATTTCTAAAGCAATAATTTGGACATTACTACTAATTGGAATTGGATTTGTTTTTTTATACATTATACATTCAAAAAAAACAGAAAATTCAATATTAGATTTAAATTTATTTAAAATTAATTCATTTCAAATTGGAAATATTCAATTACTAATTTCTATAATCGCAGCTGGTGGTATTTCATTTATTCTGCCAATTATGTTGCAAACATATTTTAAATTAAATCCATTGTATTCAGGTTTATTTACTGCACCTATTGCATTTGGAGCAATTTTAATAAGGCCATTCATTCCATATATCGTCAAATATTTTGGATATAAAAAACTTTTAACTTTAAATACTTTATTACTTTCTTCTTGCATATTTGCATTTTATTTGATTTCTAATATCAATTACTTCTACTTAATTTTTTTAGGTATTATTTATGGTGTATTTTATACTATTCAAATATCATGTTCAGCTGTTATTGGATATTTAAATATTGAAGCTAAAGATAAAAGTGCTGCAACAAGTTTACAAAGTACAAATCAACAATTTTCATTAACGCTTTGTATTTGTATTAACGCATTTCTAATTCATTTATTTACATTAAATAATAGTCAAAATTCAGGAATAACCCATAATATTGAAGCATTCCAATATACATTTTTAACTTTATCAGTTATTTTTCTTTTAAATTTATTTTTTATTAGGAAATTAAGAATTTAA
- a CDS encoding transporter substrate-binding domain-containing protein — MQYLKIIIILFFLFFGKIAYSESINIAYNIWCPWMCDNLDKPGLVIELVENAYKNEGINVEFQKTSWSIAVNEVREGKINGILAPAKGEAPDFIFSHEAVAYQQMCFYVKKLSKWSFKNVESLKDINIATIQGANYPGLTDYLNKNHSDKKVKVNQISAEDVFNAGFKLLGSNDVDAFVVDSITADFFLKNNFYNDQYKKVGCLKAENLYFALSPKNKEKSLRLMKLFDNSFQTIKLTENFQKLYDKYGIQKWEIKN; from the coding sequence ATGCAGTATCTTAAAATTATTATAATTCTATTCTTTTTATTTTTTGGAAAAATAGCTTATTCAGAATCAATAAATATTGCTTATAATATTTGGTGTCCTTGGATGTGTGATAATTTAGATAAACCTGGTCTCGTCATAGAGCTAGTTGAAAATGCTTATAAAAATGAAGGAATTAACGTTGAGTTTCAAAAAACATCATGGAGTATTGCTGTAAATGAAGTACGTGAAGGCAAAATTAATGGAATTTTAGCACCTGCTAAGGGGGAAGCTCCTGATTTTATTTTTAGTCATGAAGCAGTAGCATATCAACAAATGTGTTTTTATGTTAAAAAATTATCAAAATGGTCTTTTAAAAACGTTGAATCTTTGAAGGATATTAATATTGCAACAATACAAGGAGCTAATTATCCTGGACTAACAGATTATTTAAATAAAAATCATTCTGATAAAAAAGTAAAAGTAAACCAAATTAGTGCTGAAGATGTTTTTAATGCAGGTTTTAAATTACTTGGAAGTAATGATGTTGACGCATTTGTAGTAGATTCTATTACAGCCGACTTTTTTTTAAAAAACAATTTTTATAATGACCAATATAAAAAAGTGGGCTGTTTAAAAGCAGAAAATTTATATTTTGCATTAAGTCCAAAAAATAAAGAGAAAAGTCTTCGACTGATGAAATTATTTGATAATAGTTTTCAGACAATAAAATTAACAGAAAACTTTCAAAAACTATATGATAAATATGGTATACAGAAATGGGAAATTAAGAATTGA
- a CDS encoding S8/S53 family peptidase, whose product MKYPLFKKFSLFLILVCNGYVYAEYTAENYAHTAYPNNFTPVYHGIDVTVIDSEVKSNPYLNIIKNIYHINKNIHFNENDMVEYEKNVNDYNTSRQIRIHGTAISSIIGSTALNNKSKHSLGIFPAIPIINRVAIPNINASQPFLEALKAAVFSGNEKIINISGGYQGDDYQVWHDTLSSLTDRNDFLIIASVGNDHFNMDLLGPDKLIWPSAYKPTKVKAKNNDPVLRVGAIKYLDNHSVELYTNALGGGSRYSPKRVDIAALGHNVPYLDENGQISYANGTSMSAAIVSGVTAVIWNCRPHATAQEIKQILIETADVYDNLKNYVKEGRVLNSIKAIQNACTFDESNMENSPTHEDETIEAIPELNNIHKNDLKNIPVKWKINISNNGYENYTLASHNSLKSYVEKFSVVNNDHDLQFFLTESGQIVTTDGEKDSIPLCLTVASVESSTWQKIGFLPCRKSLKMYQEWDLRGIPAKIFPNEKYVFSSLKLKNADICLRMKNRFIHWGDLFVSHCADYNDPRYFLSLEFDQTNAGFSKIDPIDYDYRKLKVGDKQVGSSYYNYALLKNESQFVFRYDISTFRMLGFKEGGSYDYKMYCIIKNNDSPFKKPRIEMVGKGYSYLKISECNENVLPKEQFYPVSNKYNKDSFYLFSLLEEEKAISINEFITGFSQKERIDTHKNLCVGSHKGYLWLGECAGYVIDSWHEQSSFYFAD is encoded by the coding sequence ATGAAATATCCTTTATTTAAAAAATTTAGTTTGTTTTTAATTTTAGTATGTAATGGTTATGTCTATGCAGAATATACGGCAGAAAATTATGCGCACACTGCTTACCCAAATAATTTTACACCAGTATATCATGGTATTGATGTAACAGTAATTGATTCGGAAGTTAAAAGTAATCCTTACTTAAATATTATTAAAAATATATATCACATAAATAAAAATATTCATTTTAATGAAAATGATATGGTTGAGTATGAAAAAAATGTTAATGACTATAACACTTCGAGACAAATAAGAATTCATGGTACAGCAATATCATCTATAATTGGTTCAACTGCCTTAAATAATAAAAGCAAGCATTCTCTGGGTATATTTCCAGCAATTCCAATTATAAATAGGGTTGCAATCCCGAATATTAATGCTAGTCAACCATTTTTAGAAGCTTTAAAAGCAGCAGTATTTTCTGGAAATGAAAAAATAATTAATATTTCAGGTGGATATCAAGGCGATGACTATCAAGTTTGGCATGATACCTTATCAAGTTTAACTGATAGAAATGATTTTCTTATTATTGCATCTGTTGGAAATGATCATTTTAATATGGATTTATTGGGCCCAGATAAATTAATTTGGCCATCAGCTTACAAACCAACAAAAGTAAAAGCTAAAAATAATGATCCCGTACTTAGAGTAGGCGCTATAAAGTATTTAGATAATCATTCAGTAGAACTCTACACAAATGCACTAGGTGGCGGTTCCCGTTATAGTCCAAAAAGAGTTGACATTGCAGCTTTGGGGCATAATGTTCCATATCTTGATGAAAATGGACAAATATCATATGCAAATGGGACTTCAATGTCAGCAGCAATTGTAAGTGGTGTTACTGCAGTCATTTGGAATTGCCGTCCTCATGCAACAGCTCAAGAAATTAAACAAATATTAATTGAAACAGCGGACGTCTACGACAATCTTAAAAATTATGTAAAAGAAGGTCGAGTATTAAATTCCATTAAAGCAATCCAAAATGCATGTACTTTCGATGAAAGTAACATGGAAAATAGTCCAACTCATGAAGATGAAACAATAGAAGCAATCCCTGAATTAAATAACATTCATAAAAATGATTTAAAAAATATTCCAGTGAAATGGAAAATAAATATTTCTAACAATGGCTATGAAAACTATACATTAGCAAGTCATAATTCACTAAAATCATATGTAGAAAAATTTAGTGTTGTTAATAATGATCATGATCTGCAATTCTTTTTAACTGAATCTGGGCAAATAGTTACAACTGATGGAGAAAAAGATTCTATCCCACTCTGTTTAACTGTAGCATCTGTAGAATCTTCAACATGGCAAAAAATAGGTTTTTTACCCTGTAGAAAATCACTAAAAATGTATCAGGAATGGGATTTAAGAGGAATTCCTGCAAAAATATTTCCAAATGAAAAATATGTTTTTTCCTCTTTAAAATTAAAAAATGCTGATATTTGTTTACGTATGAAAAATCGATTTATTCATTGGGGAGATTTATTTGTCTCCCACTGCGCAGATTATAATGATCCAAGATACTTTTTATCTTTAGAGTTTGATCAAACTAATGCTGGTTTTTCTAAAATTGATCCAATAGATTATGATTATAGAAAATTAAAAGTTGGTGATAAACAAGTAGGATCTTCTTATTACAATTATGCTTTACTAAAAAATGAATCACAATTTGTTTTTAGATATGATATTAGTACTTTTAGAATGCTTGGTTTCAAAGAAGGGGGTAGTTATGATTATAAAATGTATTGCATCATAAAAAATAATGACTCACCTTTTAAAAAGCCAAGAATTGAAATGGTAGGAAAAGGTTATAGTTATTTAAAAATTTCTGAGTGTAATGAAAATGTTCTTCCAAAAGAGCAATTTTATCCTGTTTCTAATAAATATAATAAAGATAGTTTTTATTTATTTAGTTTATTAGAAGAAGAAAAAGCCATTTCAATTAATGAATTTATTACAGGATTTTCTCAAAAAGAAAGAATTGATACGCATAAAAATTTATGTGTAGGCAGTCATAAAGGATATTTGTGGCTAGGAGAATGTGCTGGTTATGTGATAGATAGTTGGCATGAGCAAAGCAGTTTTTATTTTGCAGATTAA
- a CDS encoding ABC transporter ATP-binding protein has translation MLTKNNLFKKIFFMRFRYKLIIFLLSLISSLFSLLVPFYQKELIDYLNLIREFSVNYQYLKYILFIFVFSFISQIFLYFAKYVALKEGSFLQTWLSNFTYAKALRIKSDADNKISVGESLSIYATDIQTSVTFIDDIFPNFISYLIPVMLAPFAIYFITGLNPLIIFSIVGGILAINITLGLKQGRLFFKNKFYSSLRIGVVSEWILNIRIIRMLGWTEGIEKKIKVYRELETLNRISMVRNAAVINSIGYSSPFIINIFSIYLLYKVDPASFTAGKIFSLFWLFSVLLTRPMRMIPIMFVSITDSFTSIRRIQNFWEQELEEYESKLPSFEYSSFFIRIKELYYIKENKILLENISLDIKSNEFVAIIGEFGSGKSLIIQALLNLIKTNYKEFTINNRSLNDISLSELRSYFSYVPQDFFVINSNLRDNVAFEFNYTSTNDERVNNCLELSQFKHENEQFLLGLESNIGERGINLSGGQKQRISLARACYSERPIILLDDCLSALDVNTQEKVINELLNGYWKNKIRILVTHKLSVLNSCDRVIFIKNGKIVENGNFRELIKNSQDVRNFLSNIVLQE, from the coding sequence ATGCTTACTAAAAATAATTTATTTAAAAAAATTTTTTTCATGCGGTTTAGATATAAGTTAATAATTTTTCTATTAAGTTTGATTTCTAGTCTTTTTTCTTTACTCGTTCCTTTTTATCAAAAAGAATTAATTGATTATCTTAATTTAATAAGAGAATTTAGTGTCAATTATCAATATTTAAAATATATTTTATTTATTTTTGTTTTTTCATTTATTTCTCAAATATTTCTGTATTTTGCAAAATATGTTGCTTTAAAAGAAGGAAGTTTTTTGCAAACATGGTTATCAAATTTTACTTATGCAAAAGCGTTAAGAATTAAAAGTGATGCTGATAATAAAATATCTGTTGGAGAATCTTTATCTATTTATGCGACAGATATACAAACTTCAGTTACTTTTATTGATGATATTTTCCCGAATTTCATTTCTTACCTTATTCCTGTGATGCTTGCTCCATTTGCAATATATTTTATAACAGGTCTTAACCCATTAATAATATTTTCTATTGTAGGAGGAATTCTTGCAATTAATATTACACTTGGACTAAAACAAGGAAGACTATTTTTTAAAAATAAATTTTATTCTTCTTTAAGAATTGGAGTCGTATCTGAGTGGATTTTAAATATAAGAATTATACGTATGTTAGGTTGGACAGAGGGAATTGAAAAAAAAATAAAAGTATATCGTGAACTAGAAACTTTAAATAGAATTTCTATGGTAAGAAATGCTGCTGTTATTAATTCTATAGGATATTCTTCTCCTTTCATAATAAATATTTTTAGTATTTATTTACTGTATAAAGTAGATCCAGCGTCATTTACAGCTGGAAAGATTTTTAGTCTTTTTTGGCTTTTTAGTGTACTTCTAACAAGACCTATGCGAATGATACCGATAATGTTTGTTTCAATTACTGATAGTTTCACTTCTATTAGGAGAATTCAAAATTTTTGGGAGCAAGAATTAGAAGAGTATGAATCTAAACTTCCTAGTTTTGAATATTCAAGTTTTTTTATTAGAATTAAAGAACTATACTATATAAAAGAGAATAAAATTTTACTTGAAAATATATCTTTGGATATAAAGTCTAACGAATTTGTTGCTATAATAGGAGAGTTTGGGTCTGGAAAAAGCTTAATTATTCAGGCTTTACTAAATTTAATAAAGACAAATTATAAAGAGTTTACTATAAATAATAGATCATTAAATGATATTTCACTGTCAGAGTTAAGATCGTATTTTAGTTATGTTCCCCAAGATTTTTTTGTTATAAATTCTAACTTAAGAGATAATGTCGCATTTGAATTTAATTATACATCTACTAATGATGAGAGAGTAAATAATTGTTTGGAATTGTCTCAATTTAAACATGAAAATGAACAGTTTTTACTGGGATTAGAATCTAATATTGGAGAGCGAGGTATTAATTTATCTGGTGGTCAAAAGCAAAGAATTTCTTTAGCAAGAGCATGCTACTCAGAAAGACCTATAATTTTATTAGATGATTGTTTAAGTGCTTTGGATGTTAATACTCAAGAAAAGGTAATTAACGAATTATTGAATGGATACTGGAAAAATAAAATAAGAATTTTAGTAACTCATAAATTATCTGTTTTAAATAGTTGTGATAGAGTTATTTTTATAAAAAATGGAAAAATTGTTGAAAATGGAAATTTTCGTGAATTAATTAAAAACTCTCAAGATGTAAGAAACTTTCTATCTAATATTGTATTACAGGAATAA
- a CDS encoding cyclic nucleotide-binding domain-containing protein, whose protein sequence is MFNELRKFSLFTDLTDSQIERLQEISFELKLKSGEIFIHEGKVEQKFYIILEGEVEIIKKNGDRYYPLAKLNSGEIVGEMALFENSARSASVKSIEESKLICFDLEKIKTDSNYLDIYAKFTAYFGDKISKRLRYTNEVTVEVLKERLAIGNFAVNIIAITTLYAISLQMLQKLKNYMSNSTVVTILVLSMFCYFIISMMLKSGYPLKAFGITTEHWKKSVFESIIYTIPFLIIILTIKFCLILFIPRLNNIPLFDPTAIFKSAADINMKVYFAALSGYIVFVPIQELIVRSGIQSALQKFLTGSKFKTKWSAIILSNILFAGGHSHISAGFALSVFVPGIFWGWLYAKQNSLIGVSISHILIGVWAAFIVGFENIF, encoded by the coding sequence ATGTTTAATGAGCTTAGAAAATTTTCATTATTTACAGACTTAACAGATAGTCAAATAGAAAGACTGCAAGAAATTTCATTTGAATTAAAATTAAAATCTGGAGAAATTTTTATTCATGAAGGCAAAGTTGAACAAAAATTTTACATTATTCTTGAAGGTGAAGTTGAAATAATAAAAAAAAATGGTGACAGATATTATCCATTAGCAAAATTAAATAGCGGGGAAATTGTTGGGGAGATGGCTTTATTTGAAAATTCAGCTCGTTCAGCTAGTGTTAAATCTATCGAAGAATCAAAATTAATTTGCTTTGATTTAGAAAAAATAAAAACAGACAGTAATTATCTAGATATTTATGCAAAATTTACTGCATATTTTGGAGACAAAATATCAAAACGCTTACGTTACACAAATGAAGTTACAGTTGAAGTTTTAAAAGAAAGATTAGCAATCGGAAATTTTGCTGTTAATATTATTGCAATCACTACACTCTATGCAATATCTTTACAAATGTTACAAAAACTTAAAAATTACATGTCAAACTCCACTGTAGTAACAATCCTTGTATTATCTATGTTTTGTTATTTTATTATATCGATGATGTTAAAAAGCGGTTACCCTTTAAAAGCATTTGGAATAACAACTGAACATTGGAAAAAGTCTGTATTTGAATCTATTATTTACACCATACCTTTTCTTATTATTATTTTAACAATTAAATTTTGTTTAATATTATTTATCCCAAGATTAAATAATATTCCCTTATTTGATCCTACAGCAATTTTTAAATCTGCAGCTGACATAAATATGAAAGTTTATTTTGCAGCTCTTTCTGGGTATATTGTATTTGTCCCCATTCAAGAATTAATTGTTAGAAGTGGCATTCAATCAGCATTACAAAAATTTCTAACGGGATCTAAATTTAAAACTAAATGGTCTGCAATAATTTTATCAAATATTCTTTTTGCAGGCGGACATTCACATATTAGTGCAGGATTTGCCTTATCAGTATTTGTACCTGGAATATTCTGGGGATGGCTCTATGCCAAACAAAATTCACTTATCGGAGTAAGCATTTCCCATATTTTAATCGGAGTATGGGCTGCATTTATAGTAGGTTTTGAAAATATATTTTAA
- the purH gene encoding bifunctional phosphoribosylaminoimidazolecarboxamide formyltransferase/IMP cyclohydrolase: protein MSIQVVQVKIEDHITVKRILLSLSDKTGLLEICKAFSKIDCELYATSSTYKAIKELGYSCQRIENITEFPEILGGRVKTLHPKIFGGILGRPALESDFGDMQKHGILPFDVVICNLYPFQSAVEKVSSEAELIENIDIGGVSLLRAAAKNHASVSILCDVRDYHPFLQELEKNNGKISYEFRKKLALKAFKETAAYDQTIANALEKKFELKNNLDNKNGPIRETNVLNIDHIPDSVTLSLKKEKTLRYGENPHQKAALYSFSDINEHKYSCLTNMECFHGKELSYNNVLDIEHAIRLAYEFKTKKAAVILKHNTPCGVGVSHSSIYQAYVDAFNSDPVSPFGGIVCLTDTVSEELANKMSEIFLEVIIAPNFTNEALIVLQKKKNLRLVKFNFELPLASKTIFTQVQGGFLAQSSNESVLNLNSVTYPTIVKPSNEIMDSLIIGMTVVKHVRSNAIVLANSRQTLSIAGGFTNRVDAVEHCLNKTRLSLDNAILASDAFFPFPDSIDLIHKAGIKYIIQPGGSVQDSEVIKACDNYGIAMVFTGVRHFKH, encoded by the coding sequence ATGAGCATTCAAGTTGTACAAGTAAAAATTGAAGATCATATAACTGTGAAAAGAATATTGCTTTCATTAAGTGATAAAACAGGATTGCTAGAAATCTGTAAAGCTTTTTCCAAGATTGATTGCGAATTGTATGCCACTTCTTCTACATATAAAGCTATTAAAGAATTGGGGTACTCCTGCCAACGGATTGAAAATATAACTGAATTTCCAGAAATATTAGGAGGCCGAGTAAAAACACTCCATCCTAAGATATTTGGAGGAATTTTAGGACGCCCTGCACTGGAGAGTGATTTTGGAGATATGCAAAAACATGGTATTTTACCTTTTGATGTAGTTATTTGTAATTTATACCCATTTCAATCTGCCGTTGAGAAAGTTTCTTCTGAAGCAGAACTGATTGAAAACATTGACATTGGTGGAGTTAGCTTGTTACGAGCTGCAGCTAAAAATCATGCTTCGGTTTCAATTCTTTGTGATGTTAGAGATTATCATCCTTTTCTTCAAGAATTAGAAAAAAATAATGGAAAAATATCTTATGAATTTAGAAAAAAACTTGCATTAAAAGCGTTTAAAGAAACAGCTGCATATGATCAAACAATTGCAAATGCACTTGAGAAAAAATTTGAATTAAAGAATAATCTTGACAATAAGAATGGTCCTATTCGTGAAACAAATGTTCTAAATATTGATCATATACCTGATTCAGTTACTTTATCATTGAAAAAAGAAAAAACACTCCGTTATGGAGAAAATCCTCATCAAAAAGCTGCATTATATAGTTTTTCTGACATAAATGAACACAAATATTCCTGCTTAACAAATATGGAATGTTTTCATGGAAAAGAACTAAGTTACAATAATGTTCTAGATATTGAACATGCTATTCGATTGGCTTATGAATTTAAAACGAAAAAAGCAGCAGTTATCTTAAAACATAATACACCATGTGGAGTAGGGGTATCTCATTCTTCAATTTATCAAGCATATGTAGATGCTTTTAATTCTGATCCGGTAAGCCCTTTTGGAGGAATAGTTTGTTTAACCGATACTGTCTCAGAAGAATTAGCAAATAAAATGAGTGAAATATTCTTAGAAGTAATTATTGCTCCTAATTTTACAAATGAAGCATTAATTGTACTGCAAAAAAAGAAAAATCTTCGTTTAGTTAAATTCAATTTTGAATTACCACTAGCGAGTAAAACTATCTTTACACAAGTGCAAGGTGGTTTTTTAGCACAAAGCTCTAATGAAAGTGTATTAAATTTAAATTCTGTAACGTATCCGACTATTGTAAAACCAAGTAATGAAATTATGGATTCTTTAATTATTGGCATGACTGTTGTAAAACATGTTCGTTCAAATGCAATTGTATTGGCAAATTCAAGGCAAACGCTTTCTATTGCAGGAGGATTTACCAACAGAGTTGATGCAGTTGAACATTGTCTAAATAAAACAAGACTAAGTTTGGACAATGCTATATTAGCTAGTGACGCTTTTTTTCCTTTTCCTGATAGTATAGATTTAATTCACAAAGCTGGTATTAAATATATTATACAACCTGGTGGTAGTGTCCAAGATTCTGAAGTAATCAAAGCTTGCGACAATTATGGAATTGCTATGGTATTTACAGGTGTGAGACATTTTAAGCATTAA